From the genome of Torulaspora globosa chromosome 2, complete sequence, one region includes:
- a CDS encoding Zn(II)2Cys6 transcription factor domain-containing protein produces MVVPSEKKPLRSCARCRKNKIKCDSFIRRPEPCSSCVKKGVECHVDYVNPPQRSQEMKVLFDNIKYAKERISSLCAVYDRLLEDAHVGRSDMQVRKLDSPTRILKILDKFYLFVIDEDAGSFYVNNYKIDLRLLEESFEHFRKLISKSLEIYVTWENVRDIEGRELDLFISQFSLESMVENNQLLLLICILNFYFDIPGLDYLKIYNHVVDSYCDGASKNGTAGSKFLSKSLLAKLVIGDSYGWHFHSEMFIKHFTVYLFLHVVLYGPQHFMACFMDRYIRILESLRKKINFDKNWEVKWVNFYIRLLNLVESRASGEEGRSVDEVVLEVMLNDVYEKDDLLSSFICLVNIDQYLVERRAWPLGNFSKSVLHRICKRVGNVLAMDFSGTERPSFLELLFAQLLSLNKLLCINNHFACDLDDQRMNGFNQQVYVEVGDRQMEAAYSCQAEYHLVSGYDENENGYALKLAGPVVGKHRCRLSSRCLIDIVESDLDAYRNRDDMALKILKSSCLLIWSLYEHVIYYETLNRVLYYVPFEWNAQLLLETSGLVCQHDDQRARVKLARENNGAKGDAGIDRILNDVDWMKESADDVLRKIHGVLN; encoded by the coding sequence ATGGTAGTTCCTTCTGAGAAAAAGCCTCTGAGATCCTGTGCTAGATGTCGAAAAAATAAGATCAAGTGTGATTCTTTCATTAGAAGGCCTGAGCCTTGTTCGAGCTGTGTTAAGAAAGGAGTCGAGTGCCATGTCGATTATGTGAACCCGCCGCAGAGATCGCAAGAGATGAAGGTGCTGTTTGATAATATTAAATATGCGAAGGAACGGATCTCTTCGCTATGTGCCGTCTATGATAGGCTTTTGGAGGATGCACATGTGGGGAGAAGTGATATGCAGGTGAGGAAACTGGACAGTCCGACaaggattttgaagattcttGATAAGTTTTATTTATTTGttattgatgaagatgctGGATCATTCTATGTCAATAACTACAAAATTGATTTGAGACTGTTAGAGGAGTCTTTTGAGCATTTTAGGAAGTTGATCTCGAAGTCTCTAGAGATCTATGTGACGTGGGAAAACGTGCGAGATATCGAGGGAAGGGAACTGGATTTGTTTATTTCGCAGTTCAGTTTAGAGTCTATGGTGGAGAATAATCAATTGCTGTTGTTGATTTGCATATTGAACTTTTATTTTGATATTCCTGGTTTAGATTACTTGAAAATTTACAATCATGTTGTGGATAGTTATTGTGATGGAGCGTCGAAGAACGGGACAGCTGGTTCAAAATTTCTGAGCAAATCGCTGCTGGCGAAATTGGTCATTGGCGACTCGTACGGCTGGCATTTTCACAGTGAGATGTTTATCAAGCATTTCACAGTTTATTTATTTCTGCATGTTGTGCTGTATGGTCCGCAGCATTTTATGGCCTGCTTTATGGACAGGTACATTCGTATCCTTGAGtcgctgaggaagaagataaacTTCGATAAGAACTGGGAAGTAAAGTGGGTTAATTTTTATATTCGATTATTGAATTTGGTGGAGAGCAGGGCATCGGGCGAAGAGGGGCGAAGTGTTGATGAAGTGGTGCTTGAAGTCATGCTGAATGATGTTTATGAGAAGGATGATCTTTTGAGCAGCTTCATTTGCTTAGTGAATATCGACCAGTATCTAGTGGAAAGGCGGGCTTGGCCGCTTGGTAATTTCTCAAAGTCGGTCCTACATAGAATATGCAAGCGGGTAGGGAATGTTCTGGCTATGGATTTTTCTGGCACTGAAAGGCCGTCGTTTCTGGAACTACTGTTCGCGCAATTACTGAGCCTTAACAAGCTGCTGTGCATTAACAACCATTTTGCATGCGATTTGGATGATCAACGAATGAACGGATTCAACCAGCAAGTTTACGTGGAGGTGGGGGACAGACAGATGGAAGCTGCGTATTCATGCCAAGCTGAATATCATCTTGTCTCCGGGTATGACGAAAACGAGAATGGCTATGCATTGAAGCTGGCGGGGCCTGTTGTTGGTAAACACAGGTGTCGACTGAGCAGCAGATGTCTCATTGATATTGTCGAGAGCGATCTGGACGCCTACAGGAACCGAGATGACATGGCGCTGAAGATCCTGAAGTCTAGTTGTCTATTAATATGGTCGCTGTACGAACACGTTATATACTACGAGACGCTGAACCGCGTGTTATACTACGTGCCGTTCGAGTGGAACGCCCAGCTGTTGCTCGAGACCAGCGGTCTTGTCTGCCAGCACGACGACCAGCGCGCCCGAGTCAAGCTTGCGCGGGAGAACAACGGCGCGAAGGGAGATGCTGGCATCGACCGAATCCTGAACGACGTAGACTGGATGAAAGAAAGTGCAGACGACGTGCTGCGAAAGATACACGGCGTGTTGAACTAA
- the PEX2 gene encoding ubiquitin-protein ligase peroxin 2 (ancestral locus Anc_1.124) — protein MSRVAQLDSTALDQELHSLFRTELSQNLDIHKNEEEWHFVLDTLVFFFGSKFFQKAHQTKTYGSELSGVTYNCKRRTLYIVAILSSYLGSKISKKVYSTTDGTVWSRLKPLYVYLSHFYSAADLVNFACFLLSTGQSDFKYLTPIHRLLGASSSTDTYNPVSFYHNTVYAGIEFQNRQLLWNAILEFFNATLLNNARWLNGRRQRPSTTKMSAQLPEICARCQELPTNPFQIQCCQANYCYVCVIRAIDSKCCDNCSSSTNLRAEPIY, from the coding sequence ATGTCAAGGGTAGCCCAGCTGGACTCGACTGCCTTAGATCAGGAACTGCATAGCCTGTTCAGAACCGAATTGTCGCAGAATCTGGATATACATAAGAACGAGGAAGAGTGGCATTTCGTTCTGGACACTTTGgtgttcttctttggctccaagttcttccaaaaaGCACACCAAACCAAGACTTATGGGTCGGAATTGAGCGGGGTGACATACAACTGCAAAAGACGCACTCTGTACATTGTTGCTATTTTATCCAGCTATCTGGGGTCCAAGATATCAAAGAAGGTGTATTCGACAACGGATGGTACGGTGTGGAGCCGCCTCAAACCACTGTACGTGTATCTGAGCCACTTCTACTCGGCAGCCGACTTGGTTAATTTCGCCTGTTTCCTGCTATCAACAGGCCAAAGCGACTTTAAATATCTCACCCCGATTCATCGGCTTCTCGGGGcgtcttcatcaactgACACATACAATCCGGTCAGCTTCTATCACAACACAGTGTATGCCGGAATAGAGTTCCAAAACAGACAGCTGTTATGGAATGCTATTCTAGAGTTTTTCAACGCTACGCTCCTTAACAACGCCAGATGGCTCAATGGCAGGCGACAGCGTCCTTCTACGACAAAAATGTCCGCGCAACTCCCAGAAATATGCGCAAGATGTCAAGAGCTTCCCACAAATCCCTTCCAAATCCAGTGCTGCCAGGCCAATTATTGCTATGTTTGTGTCATCAGAGCTATAGATTCCAAGTGCTGCGATAATTGCAGCTCCTCGACCAATTTACGAGCAGAGCCAATCTACTAA
- the CBP1 gene encoding Cbp1p (ancestral locus Anc_1.125) translates to MTEAYTVRLKNLLVYVELLEQLRSKGQIGGPLSSHLALHLVAMLPRFLTCHSLHNTLHRSLYSTTLVKVPRTRSFSDSTDHSAEKVLGIIQNSKKLVNNEKPAFRDYWKFVSTTKNTANSVLRRIPIDSIAQFVNANKLNSSTVRGFYRREMIYNLHCDFQKIQELAEKLHIDPELIKSKTDILAFCINDSIKTKDIMIAVEVYLLYYKLYETEPLNNDLCQSIISALAFENPRYDHIHLLKFLELDHLHEIRNTKMTLTRTQIATICNKALALEHSPILTKSVLDRAMNIELTPISDFRNDKIIAAYHLIERDYAINNAAGVFLTWTTIKNYYTSVEKHDPRIIYKLINIFTHHKAYRKACKELVASLSPYFYSNNALLLPSLIDYATKTNNLSLARELMNNVNKFLDKNNTQVVLFSKRCLSSMLRMHLKFKDSNGVDRVLKYIQESFGKPSEENLSSIVSHLVEIKSFDNLKKAVQLVDSFPTKRALLAYASIINKIVEWQIASDDRFTAASLPVVDKLLRRAHIQDPNHKSSLWNIIASLFIKKIVHHRNFQRKTFSSNLYSKGKKLDTANLDLAKLLYLRSKKTQRDSSMIDVNPFIRSSPHKIVLKITDGNRFVILRNIALNAIKGRRKDIFLWCCSELYQHGMPVKELLLDWNMMLDHQMRRASFPERKQIDEKLSIGKLAFISKNLK, encoded by the coding sequence ATGACAGAAGCTTACACAGTGAGATTAAAAAATCTGTTAGTATACGTTGAATTACTAGAACAACTCCGATCCAAAGGTCAAATAGGAGGGCCTTTAAGCTCTCATTTAGCTCTTCATTTGGTGGCAATGCTGCCGAGATTCTTAACATGTCATTCCCTTCACAATACTTTGCATCGTTCGTTATACAGTACTACGTTAGTAAAGGTACCGAGAACCAGATCATTCAGCGACTCAACAGATCATTCTGCAGAGAAAGTATTGGGTATAATACAGAATTCGAAAAAACTCGTCAATAATGAAAAGCCTGCATTCAGAGACTACTGGAAATTCGTGTCGACCACTAAAAACACCGCGAATTCGGTTCTGCGCAGAATACCAATTGACTCCATAGCTCAGTTTGTTAACGCAAATAAGCTCAATTCTTCAACCGTAAGGGGATTTTATAGACGAGAAATGATTTACAACCTCCACTGCGACTTTCAAAAAATCCAAGAACTAGCTGAAAAACTGCATATCGACCCAGAGTTAATCAAGTCGAAAACGGACATTCTAGCCTTTTGCATAAATGACTCGATAAAGACTAAGGACATTATGATCGCCGTTGAAGTATATCTTCTTTACTACAAGCTGTATGAAACAGAGCCTCTAAACAACGATCTGTGCCAATCAATAATCTCGGCCTTGGCATTTGAAAACCCCCGCTACGACCACATACAtttgctgaaatttttggAGTTGGACCATTTGCATGAAATCAGAAACACTAAGATGACCTTAACGCGGACTCAAATTGCAACTATATGTAATAAGGCGCTGGCATTAGAGCACTCGCCTATTTTAACAAAAAGCGTTTTGGACAGAGCTATGAACATAGAGCTAACGCCTATTTCTGATTTCAGAAACGATAAAATAATTGCGGCTTATCATCTAATAGAGAGAGATTATGCAATAAACAATGCGGCAGGTGTCTTTCTCACCTGGACCACTATCAAGAATTACTATACATCAGTGGAAAAGCATGACCCGCGGATTATTTACAAGTTGATCAACATTTTCACTCACCACAAAGCCTACAGAAAGGCTTGCAAGGAGTTAGTCGCGAGTCTGAGTCCTTATTTTTATTCCAATAATGCACTTTTACTGCCATCCTTAATCGATTACGCTACCAAGACGAATAATTTATCCTTAGCAAGGGAACTCATGAATAACGTTAACAAGTTTCTGGATAAAAATAATACACAGGTTGTTTTGTTTAGCAAACGATGTCTTTCATCGATGTTACGGATGCACCTAAAATTCAAAGATTCAAACGGTGTGGACCGAGTCCTGAAATATATACAAGAATCATTTGGAAAACCTTCAGAAGAGaatctttcttcgatagTATCTCATTTGGTAGAGATCAAATCATTCGACAACTTGAAAAAAGCTGTACAATTAGTGGACAGCTTTCCTACCAAGAGAGCTCTTTTAGCTTATGCCTCAATCATCAATAAAATCGTCGAATGGCAAATCGCTTCGGATGACAGATTTACCGCAGCATCGTTACCAGTAGTAGATAAACTGCTTCGCAGAGCCCATATTCAAGATCCCAATCACAAGAGCTCACTTTGGAATATCATCGCATCACTATTCATTAAAAAGATAGTACATCATCGAAATTTCCAACGAAAAACATTCAGTTCCAACCTCTACTCCAAGGGAAAAAAATTGGACACTGCAAATTTGGACCTTGCTAAACTACTGTACCTACGGAGCAAGAAAACCCAGAGGGACTCCAGCATGATTGACGTCAATCCATTCATAAGATCGAGTCCGCATAAAATCGTCTTAAAAATTACAGATGGCAATAGATTCGTCATACTTAGAAATATTGCATTGAATGCTATCAAGGGAAGACgcaaagatatctttcttTGGTGCTGTTCAGAACTATATCAACATGGTATGCCCGTGAAGGAATTACTACTCGATTGGAACATGATGCTTGACCACCAGATGAGACGAGCGAGCTTTCCTGAGAGAAAGCAAATAGATGAGAAACTCTCAATCGGAAAACTGGCCTTCATAAGTAAAAACTTGAAATAA
- the NUC1 gene encoding ribonuclease (ancestral locus Anc_1.126) has translation MSYKNIATVLGSAAVGGGIANYLFGRSSKAPAGDQTVPSKLEPAPSRPDGSVSLVGSSVNPSGFFQYGFPGPIHDLQGRDEFVSCYNRQTRNPYWVVEHITSESLAARNADRKFSFFKEDEAIPEIFRGKLKDYFRSGYDRGHQAPAANAKFTQKAMDETFFLTNISPQVGDGFNRDYWAHLEYFCRQLTKKYTSVRVVTGPLYLPKVDPVDGKTKVCYEVIGNPPNIAVPTHFFKLIVVEKPVGNLNTDNISVAAFVLPNDVIPNETKLTDFQVPIDALERSSGLQFLQKVPPNKRKELCKEVNCQITVREFQKALPPPKEVLGLPGPGK, from the coding sequence ATGAGTTACAAAAATATAGCGACTGTTCTTGGCAGTGCTGCAGTCGGTGGTGGGATTGCCAATTATTTATTTGGTAGATCATCGAAGGCCCCAGCTGGCGATCAGACGGTTCCATCGAAGCTAGAACCTGCACCCAGTCGCCCAGATGGAAGCGTTAGTTTGGTTGGATCAAGTGTGAATCCCTCTGGTTTCTTTCAATACGGCTTTCCAGGGCCAATCCATGATCTACAGGGCAGAGATGAGTTTGTTTCTTGCTACAACAGACAGACAAGAAATCCGTACTGGGTTGTGGAACATATAACAAGTGAATCACTGGCTGCAAGGAATGCTGACAGAAAGTTTTCGTTCTTTAAGGAGGATGAAGCAATTCCAGAGATATTTCGCGGGAAGTTGAAAGATTACTTTAGGTCTGGATACGATAGAGGTCACCAAGCTCCCGCTGCGAATGCCAAGTTTACTCAAAAGGCTATGGATGAGACCTTTTTCTTGACTAATATTAGTCCCCAAGTCGGAGATGGATTCAACAGGGACTATTGGGCGCACCTGGAATACTTTTGTAGGCAATTGACCAAGAAGTATACTAGCGTGAGAGTCGTTACAGGCCCTCTTTATTTACCAAAAGTGGATCCTGTAGATGGGAAGACCAAAGTCTGCTACGAAGTAATTGGAAATCCACCTAACATTGCAGTTCCCACGCATTTCTTTAAGCTAATCGTAGTGGAAAAGCCGGTTGGGAATTTAAACACTGATAACATATCTGTGGCGGCTTTCGTCCTTCCTAACGATGTCATCCCTAATGAGACCAAATTGACGGATTTTCAGGTGCCAATTGATGCTTTGGAGAGAAGTTCAGGCCTCCAATTTTTGCAAAAGGTACCACCGAATAAAAGGAAGGaactttgcaaagaagtgAATTGCCAAATTACTGTCAGAGAGTTTCAAAAGGCTCTTCCTCCACCAAAAGAAGTTCTGGGATTGCCTGGCCCAGGGAAGtga